GTGGAGTTCATCCACCTCGCGGTCCAGTGCATTGAGGAACAGCTTCATCAGTGCGTCGACTTCATCGCTCGGCCGGCCCCAGTTTTCGCTGGAGAAGGCGAACAGCGTGAGCGCGGCAATGCCACGCTCCAGGCAGAAATCGATGGTGCGGTTGACCGCGCGCGCGCCGGCACGATGGCCGATCACGCGCGGACGACGGCGCTTCTGCGCCCAGCGTCCGTTGCCATCCATGATGATGGCAACGTGGCGGGGCACGGCGGCGGTGGAGCTGCTGGTCGGGGCCTGGGTCATGCTCAGACCGCCATCAGTTCCTTTTCCTTTTCGGCAACCACACTGTCGACGTCCTTGATGGACTTGTCGGTCAGCTTCTGGATGTCGTCTTCGCCGCGCTTCTTGTCGTCTTCGCTGATCGACTTGTCCTTCAGCAGGGCGGCGATGGCCTTGTTCGCATCCTGGCGGATGTTGCGGATGGCGATCTTGGCGCCTTCGCCTTCCTTCTGCACCTGCTTGCCAAGCTCGCGGCGACGCTCTTCGGTCGGCGGCGGCAGGTTCAGGCGGATGACGGTGCCGGCCACGTTGGGGGTCAGGCCGAGGTCGGAGGCGTAGATCGCCTTTTCCACGTCCTTGATCATGCCCTTGTCGAACAGGGTGATGACCAGCGAGTGGCCTTCGGAAACGCTGATCGAGGCGACCTGGTTGAGCGGCGTGTCGGTGCCGTAGGCCTTGACCGTGATCCGGTCCAGCAGGGCCGGCGAAGCACGGCCGGTGCGGATGGAGGTCAGGGTTTGCTTCAGAGCATCGATGCTCTTTGCCATGCGCGTCTGCGCGTCCTGCTTGATTTCGTTGAGCATCGCCCGAATCCTGGGTGTCACTGGGAATCGGGCGATTATAGGCGAAATGGGGTGAACCAAGGTCCGCGCTGAACGGGCGGGTGCCGGCCGTGGCCGGCGCGCCGGTCAGGTGGCGTCGCGGCCGCGCACCAGGGTGCCGATGTTCTCGCCGTGCAGGATCTTCAGCAGTTCGCCCGGCTGGCCCATGTCGAACACGCGCAGCGGCAGGTCGCTGTCGCGGGCGAGGGCGAAGGCGGCGGTATCCATCACTTCCAGGCCACGGCGGATCACTTCGTCGTAGGTCAGGCTGTCGAAGCGGACCGCATCGCTGTGCTTGTTGGGGTCCTTGTCGTACACGCCGTCGACCTTGGTGGCCTTGAGCAGCAGGTCCGCGCCGATTTCGATGGCGCGCAGCGCGGCACCGGAATCGGTGGTGAAGAACGGGCTGCCGACGCCGGCGGCGAAGATCACCAGGCGACCCTTTTCAAGGTGGCGGATGGCGCGGCGGCGGATGTAGTCCTCGCACACGTCGTTGATCTTGATGGCACTCATCACCCGGGCCTTGGCGCCCAGCTTCTCCAGCGCGTCCTGCATGGCCAGCGCGTTGATCACGGTGGCCAGCATGCCCATCTGGTCGCCAGTGACGCGGTCCATGCCGCCGGCGGCCAGGCCGGCGCCGCGGAAGATGTTGCCGCCGCCGATGACCAGCGCCACTTCGGCTCCGGCCTGCTGCGCTTCGATCACTTCGCGCGCCAGGCGGTTGATGACCTTGGGGTCGATGCCGTAGTCCTCATCCCCCATCAGTGCCTCCCCGGAAACTTTCAGCAGGATGCGGCGATAGGAAAGATTGGACATGGTGGCCTCTGGATGCGTGGAAAACGCGGGAATTCTACTGGATGCGGCGGCACTCGGCGTGGAAAATCTGCTGCACTGCGGCGCAGCCCTGCCACAGCGGTGGATCGCCGCTTCCTGACTCCATTCAGGCCGTGGCGGTCCCCGGTGAACGCGCAATCACGCGGTTGCGCCCCAGGTTCTTGGAACGGTACAGCACGTCGTCGGCGGCCTTCAGCAGGTCCTGAACATCGGCGAAACGCTCATAGCCGCCTTGGGTGGCCACGCCGGCGGAGAAGGTGACGAACAGCGGGCCGTCGGCTACTTCGGCCATGGGGGTGTTGACGATGCTGGCCAGCACCCGGCGCACCACGTCCAGCGCCACCAGCTCGGTGGTGTTGGGCAGCAGGGCGATGAATTCCTCGCCGCCGAAGCGGGCCACGGTATCGCTGTTGCGCAGGTGTTCCTGCAGCTGGGTGGCGAACTCGCGCAGCACCTGGTCACCGAGCAGGTGGCCGTGGGCGTCGTTGATCTTCTTGAAATCGTCCAGGTCGATGAAGGCCACCGACAGCGGCCAGCCGTGCCGGGTGGCGCGCAGGAACTCCTGTTCCAGCACGGCCTCGAGCTGGCGGCGGTTGAGCACGCCGGTCAGGGCGTCGCGGTGGGCCTGTTCGGCCAGCCGGTTGGCGCGTGCCTCGAATTCGTCGGCGCGCTGGCGGGCCAGGGCGGCATCCTGCATTTCGCGCAGGTTGCGCAGCGTCGCCAGCTCCTGGGCATGGTCGATCAGCTGCTGCACGCGCGCAGGCGAAATCAGCGTGGTCTCG
This is a stretch of genomic DNA from Stenotrophomonas rhizophila. It encodes these proteins:
- the frr gene encoding ribosome recycling factor → MLNEIKQDAQTRMAKSIDALKQTLTSIRTGRASPALLDRITVKAYGTDTPLNQVASISVSEGHSLVITLFDKGMIKDVEKAIYASDLGLTPNVAGTVIRLNLPPPTEERRRELGKQVQKEGEGAKIAIRNIRQDANKAIAALLKDKSISEDDKKRGEDDIQKLTDKSIKDVDSVVAEKEKELMAV
- the pyrH gene encoding UMP kinase, with translation MSNLSYRRILLKVSGEALMGDEDYGIDPKVINRLAREVIEAQQAGAEVALVIGGGNIFRGAGLAAGGMDRVTGDQMGMLATVINALAMQDALEKLGAKARVMSAIKINDVCEDYIRRRAIRHLEKGRLVIFAAGVGSPFFTTDSGAALRAIEIGADLLLKATKVDGVYDKDPNKHSDAVRFDSLTYDEVIRRGLEVMDTAAFALARDSDLPLRVFDMGQPGELLKILHGENIGTLVRGRDAT